CCAAATGAAGGATTTTGAAATTCCGCAGATTGATTTGGTGATTGTTGATTTGTATCCTTTTGAAAAAACAGTGGCTTCGGGAGCTAGTGAACAGGATATTATTGAAAAAATTGACATTGGCGGGATTTCGTTGATTCGTGCTGCTGCGAAAAATTTTAACGATACGGTAATCGTGGCTTCGGTTAATGAGTATGCTATGTTATTGGATTTGATTTCGACTCAAAACGGTACTACGACTTTGGAGCAAAGAAAACTTTTGGCGACCAGAGCGTTTCATGTTTCTTCGCATTATGACACGGCTATATTTAATTATTTTAATACGGATGAAACCTATTTCAAGACCAGTATAGACCAGGGGCAAGTTTTACGCTATGGAGAAAATCCCCATCAGAAAGGCTTTTTCTTTGGTGAATTTGACAAGATGTTTACCAAATTGCACGGCAAAGAATTGTCATACAACAACCTGTTGGACGTTGATGCCGCTGTAAATTTGATATTGGAATTTAAAGCAAACGAGCCTACCTTCGCCATTTTAAAACACAATAATGCTTGTGGATTAGCGACCAGAAGCAACATGAAAGAAGCTTATTTGGCTGCTTTGGCCGGTGATCCGACTTCGGCCTTTGGGGGTGTTTTAATAGCCAATGGTACGATAGATTTGGCTACTGCTAATGAAATTAACAGCCTTTTCTGCGAAGTGGTTATTGCGCCAAGTTATGATGATGAAGCCATTGCCGTTTTATCTGAAAAGAAAAACAGAATTATATTGGTTCAGCATGAAGTGGCTTTGCCGGAGCGTCAAGTTCGGACTTGTTTGAACGGACTTTTGGTTCAGGACAGAAACAATGTTACCGATACCAAAGACCATTTGAAAGTAGTTACCAACACTGCTCCGACGGCACAAGAAATTGACGATTTATTATTTGTTTCAAAAATTTGTAAAAATACTAAATCAAACACCATTGTATTTGCAAAAAACAGTACATTAGTGGCATCGGGAACCGGACAAACTTCGCGAGTGGATGCTTTGAAACAAGCCATTGAAAAAGCCACCACTTTTGGATTTGATTTGAACGGAGCCGTGATGGCCAGCGATGCTTTTTTCCCTTTTCCGGATTGTGTTGAAATAGCGCACAACGCAGGAATTACGGCAGTTATTCAGCCGGGAGGTTCGATAAAAGATGAGTTGAGCATCAATTTTTGCAACGAAAATAAAGTTGCCATGGTATTTACAGGAACACGTCATTTTAAACATTAATTTGTTTAACTTTGTCCGTTAAAAATTTATAAACATTTAAACCCTTAAAAAACTTATGGGATTTTTTGATTTCATGACCGAGGATATCGCCATTGACCTTGGTACAGCCAACACTCTGATCATACACAATGATAAAGTTGTAATTGATAGCCCTTCAATTGTTGCCCGTGACCGAATATCGGGTAAAATCATCGCCGTTGGAAAAGAAGCCAACATGATGCAGGGTAAAACACATGAAAACATAAAAACCATACGTCCGTTGAAAGATGGGGTTATTGCCGACTTTGATGCATCTGAAAAAATGATTTCGATGTTCATCAAAAGCATTCCGGCTTTGAAGAAAAAAATGTTTACTCCGGCACTTAGAATGGTAGTTTGTATTCCTTCGGGGATTACTGAAGTGGAGATGCGTGCGGTAAAAGAAAGTTGTGAACGCGTAAACGGAAAAGAAGTATACTTAATCCACGAGCCAATGGCAGCAGCGATTGGTATCGGTATCGATATTATGCAACCTAAAGGAAACATGATTGTGGATATCGGTGGAGGAACAACAGAGATTGCCGTTATTGCTTTGGGCGGAATTGTTTGTGACAAATCGGTTAAAATTGCCGGTGATGTTTTCACGAATGAT
Above is a genomic segment from Flavobacterium phycosphaerae containing:
- the purH gene encoding bifunctional phosphoribosylaminoimidazolecarboxamide formyltransferase/IMP cyclohydrolase, which encodes MNTTKTIKSALISVFSKDGLEPIVRRLHEQNVTLYSTGGTEEFINNLGIPVVPVEEVTSFPEILGGRVKTLHPKIFGGILNRQDNATDVAQMKDFEIPQIDLVIVDLYPFEKTVASGASEQDIIEKIDIGGISLIRAAAKNFNDTVIVASVNEYAMLLDLISTQNGTTTLEQRKLLATRAFHVSSHYDTAIFNYFNTDETYFKTSIDQGQVLRYGENPHQKGFFFGEFDKMFTKLHGKELSYNNLLDVDAAVNLILEFKANEPTFAILKHNNACGLATRSNMKEAYLAALAGDPTSAFGGVLIANGTIDLATANEINSLFCEVVIAPSYDDEAIAVLSEKKNRIILVQHEVALPERQVRTCLNGLLVQDRNNVTDTKDHLKVVTNTAPTAQEIDDLLFVSKICKNTKSNTIVFAKNSTLVASGTGQTSRVDALKQAIEKATTFGFDLNGAVMASDAFFPFPDCVEIAHNAGITAVIQPGGSIKDELSINFCNENKVAMVFTGTRHFKH
- a CDS encoding rod shape-determining protein, whose product is MGFFDFMTEDIAIDLGTANTLIIHNDKVVIDSPSIVARDRISGKIIAVGKEANMMQGKTHENIKTIRPLKDGVIADFDASEKMISMFIKSIPALKKKMFTPALRMVVCIPSGITEVEMRAVKESCERVNGKEVYLIHEPMAAAIGIGIDIMQPKGNMIVDIGGGTTEIAVIALGGIVCDKSVKIAGDVFTNDIVYYMRTQHNLFVGESTAEKIKITIGAATDDLETPPDDMSVQGRDLLTGKPKQVEVSYREIAKALDKSIQRIEDAIMETLSQTPPELAADIYNTGIYLAGGGSMLRGLDKRISQKTDLPVYIAEDPLRAVVRGTGMALKNIPKFRSILIK